GTACGCAGCGGCGCGGTGGAAATCTACCGACGCAACGGTGCGCTGTACAACCGCCTGAGCGAGGGCGATATCTTCGGCCAGGCCGGCCTGCTGCGCAGCAACAAGGTGCGCTTCCCGGCGCGGGCGATTGAAGACAGCCTGATCTACTTTATCCCCGCCACCCTGTTCGCCCAGCTCTGCGAAGAGCACGACGGCTTTGCCGAGTTCGTCGAGGCCGAAGGCCAGTCGCGGCTGAAATCTGCGGTGGAAAGCCAGGGCCAGGCCAGCGAGCTGATCCAGCTCAAGGTGCGCAAACTGATCTCCCGCCAGGCGGTCAGCGCGGCACCGCACACCACCGTGCAGCAGGCCGCGCAGCTGATGACCGAGCAGAGCGTGTCCTCACTGGTGATCGTCGACGACAGCGCATCTTCGGCCGGCATGGTCGGCATCCTCACCGACCGCGACCTGCGCACCCGCGTGCTCGCCGTTGGGCTGGACAGCGCCACGCCGGTCAGCGAGGTGATGTCGCCAAATCCCATCACCGTTCAGGCGGATGACAGCGTATTCGACGCCATGCTGTGCATGCTCCGCCATAACATCCACTACCTGCCGGTGATGCAGCGGCGTCGGCCGATTGGCCTGATCAACCTCAGCGACATCATCCGCTACGAGTCGCAGAGCAGCCTGTACCTGGTCAACTCGATCTTCAACCAAACGGATGTCGCCGGCCTGCAGAGCCTGCTGGCGGACCTGCGCGGCACCTTCGTGCGCATGGTCAACGAACAGGCCACCGCGCATATGGTCGGCAGCGCCATGGCCGGCATCGGCCGCGCCTTTACCCAGCGCCTGTTGGAGCTGGCCGAACAGCAACTCGGCCCGCCGCCGGTGCCTTACTGCTTTATGGTCGCCGGCTCCATGGCCCGTGATGAACAGCTGCTGGTCACCGATCAGGACAACGCCCTGGTGCTCGATGACCGCTTCGATCCGGCGCAGCACGATGCCTACTTCGCCGCCCTCGCCCAGTTCGTCAGCGACGGCCTGGCCGCCTGCGGTTACAGCTATTGCAAGGGCGGCATAATGGCCAGCAACGCCCAGTGGCGGCAGCCGCTGAGTGTCTGGCGCGACTACTTCCAGCAGTGGATCGACCAACCCAAGCCGCAAACCCTGCTCAACAGCTGCATCTTCTTCGACCTCGACGGCGTGTATGGCGAGGTCGAACTGGTGGAAAACCTCAAAGACCTGCTCGCGCAGAAAGCCAGCAGCAACCCGGCCTTCCTTGCCGCCCTGGCGCGCAACGCCCTCAACCGCACGCCACCGCTGGGCTTCTTCCGCAC
This DNA window, taken from Pseudomonas sp. SG20056, encodes the following:
- a CDS encoding DUF294 nucleotidyltransferase-like domain-containing protein translates to MQIELLEIRDHLQRFPPFDALPDESLDAIARQIEVAYFKAGSDILLYGAAIHELHYVRSGAVEIYRRNGALYNRLSEGDIFGQAGLLRSNKVRFPARAIEDSLIYFIPATLFAQLCEEHDGFAEFVEAEGQSRLKSAVESQGQASELIQLKVRKLISRQAVSAAPHTTVQQAAQLMTEQSVSSLVIVDDSASSAGMVGILTDRDLRTRVLAVGLDSATPVSEVMSPNPITVQADDSVFDAMLCMLRHNIHYLPVMQRRRPIGLINLSDIIRYESQSSLYLVNSIFNQTDVAGLQSLLADLRGTFVRMVNEQATAHMVGSAMAGIGRAFTQRLLELAEQQLGPPPVPYCFMVAGSMARDEQLLVTDQDNALVLDDRFDPAQHDAYFAALAQFVSDGLAACGYSYCKGGIMASNAQWRQPLSVWRDYFQQWIDQPKPQTLLNSCIFFDLDGVYGEVELVENLKDLLAQKASSNPAFLAALARNALNRTPPLGFFRTFVMETDGQQKHIINLKGRGTAPLTDLIRVHALACGSKAQNSLERLDAIGKTKLLQPEAISQLRYALEFLSLVRVRHQALAVAEGRPPGNYIEPATLSASERHTLKEAFGVLSNAQKFLRFRYPAQPGKTL